In Pseudoalteromonas tetraodonis, the genomic window TTTCAATATGTAATTTATGTGACAGGGCTAATAGCTGATTTTGAAACTTATACTCACGATAAATAAAACCAAAGCTAATTAAACATAGTAATCCACTGCAAATTAACGCTAACCGTAAGGCCGCATTTCGTACAGTTATTAACAATTCATTGGGGCTACTTATAAGAATAATTAATTCTTTGTCAGCATTGCTAATTCTACCTTTGTTCTCGCGCAACGAAAAAATAGAAAAACGGCGGTAGGTATAAAGACTATGGTTAAAAAAGTGCGAACCATATTCTACATTGCCATCAATAATTTGCTGCCAAAGCTCTGGTTTTTTTAAAGCGAGTGTTTGCTCATTTTTACCATACATAAACCCCCACTCTAATTCAGCATCAGTATTTAATAACCAAAAGCCATCGTGGTTTAAAATGCTAATTAAAGTGCTCTCTTGGTTGTAACTTTTAATCTGATCAAACAAATAATCTAAGTTAAAGTTTACCACTAGCAAACCATCTAATAGGTAATTTTCTTTATCCGTACGATAGGTTACACGGATTGTTGGTTGATGAGGCATTACAATTTGGTTGCGTTCGATATTTAAATCTATTTCTGTGGCAAAAATGTCAGGCGCACTGACCTGCATCCCTTTTTGAAAGTAGTAACGGGTTTGCTTATTTTGCAACTCATCAGGCGATACAATTTCGCCAATACCATTGGCTGCGTTAATGCGGTATTGCTCTTGGCCTTGTGTATCTAGCCAGCGAATTTGCGCGATATTAGTAGAGATAGCAGCAAAATTTAAAAAATAGTTATTTATTTCATCTCTTCTTTGCTTTGATTGTATAGGCTTGTTTGGTGTGTCGCTTTTTAAAATCGGCCCTTGGGCCAGGATACGCGTAAGCTTTTTAATACTACTGAGCTCTTTAGAAAAATCTCCACTGATAAGGACTAACTTTTCATCTTGCTTAGCTTTTATGGTGTTTATTTTTTCTTGATATGTTTGTTCGTATATAAGCCAGCCAATAAATAAAGTGATAAATAAACTGAACGAAGACTTTAATAACACACTTTTTTTTGAGCCGACCGGCAAGCTGTTAAGGCTATTCATTCTTACTCACTTCAAACTGTTTTAGCCACACAATTAAATCTTTTAAAAATAATGGTTTAGAAAAGTAGTATCCTTGAGCAGTTTCGCACCCCTGCTGATGTAACCACTGAGCCTCAAATTCATTCTCAACACCTTCAGCAATTACCGAGAAGTTAAACTGATTCGCTAAAGATAATATCATCTTAATCATGTACTGATTGTTGTCATTAAATTCAAGATCACTAACAAAGTAGCGATCTATTTTTATCGACGTAGACGGTATTTCATTAATGTGAGCTAACGACGAGTAACCAGTGCCAAAGTCATCAATGCTGACTTTCATACCTAAGGCGATAAACCGTTCAAGTGCTTCTTTAATTAAGTTATAGTTACTTATGGCTTGCGTTTCTGTCACCTCTAGCTCAAGCATAGAAGGCAGAATGTTGTACTCTTCAATTTTAGTTTTTATTTGCTCAAAGTAACTAGGTTCAACTAAATCATAAGAGGATGCATTAAATGCAACGGGTAAGTTGCAGCCTTGCTCTTTAAGTTGATTAATAGTCTCTAGTATTTTTTCGAAAATTACATGGTCTAGTTCATTAATTAATCCGGCTGTTTCAGCTAACTCTATAAATTCATCAGGGCGTACAAAGCTGCCATCAGCTCTTTGCCACCTAGCGAGCGCTTCAAAACCTGCTGGTTTCAAGGTTGATAAGCTGATTTTGGGTTGTAACGCCACCTGTAAACTTTTATTACCTATAGCCGTTCTGAGCTCAGCCATCAGTTCATAACGACGAGTAATTTGATCTGTTTTTTCCTCGGTATGCTGAATATACTTAGTTTGGTTTAGCTGCGAAGAGTTCAGGCTCGACTCTGCAAGGCTGATTACTTTTTCAGGTGTTAAGTTTAAAGCTACATTTAATTTTAATTCTAAAATACGGACATCAATGTATTGCTTAACTTGTTCAATTTCGAATTTTTGTTTATTTTGAAAGTAACTAACTGCATTTGAGATATCAAAGTCAACGCTCACTAACATGCCAAACGCTTTGTTACTAATCAATGCTATACGGGGGTCATACCTAGTAAAGCTATCAACAATACTCTGGTAAACTAACTTCATTAATTTATTACAAAATTCATGACCAAAGGTGAATGCTTTTTCGTCAAACTGATAAATATCAAAAATGACCAATCGCGTTTTTAGCCGCTCCTGCGCATTCATGTTCTTTATTTCACGGGTTAGCCAGTTACGGTTTTGCAAGTTAAGTGACACATCGGTATAAGCAAGCTCGGTTAAGCGATTTAATAACGAAATATTAGCAAATCCTGTGCTCACATTTTCACTAAATACTTTAAGTAAATATTCGTTTTGCTCACTAATTGGGTTGTCTGATTTGACGATAGTTATGTAATCAGCGCCCTGCTGATCTGGCGTTTCGAAAAAAAACACACTGTGGTGCTTTGAAAAAATATGACGACGCTCTCTAATCGCTTGTTTAAAGTCTTGCAGCATTTCTGCAGGCAGATTAGGTCCCACAGGTTGCCCTTTAATGCCACTAAAGCAACCATGGGTTGAGAGTATTAAACATTCAGAGCAAGGGTTTGAATTACTCGAACAAAAAATACCACCACCTTCGGTTATTTTTAAAATGTTGCTAATTTCTTTAAGCACAGCATAAGAGAAAGAGGCCATATCGTGCTTACCGTTAATACTTCTAGATGCATCAAGCACCAACTGTAAACCTTGCTTGGCTGACCTAATTTGTGAGATATACTCCCAAGTGCGCATGTTGCTATTAACAATTGATTGCAGCTTCTCGGCAGATAGGTCTGATTTATTCCAGTATTCATCGATATCGAGCATTTTCATGATATCGCTCTCTGGTGCAAAACCAGGTTGCCCTGTTAAGAGCACAATACGCATTTCTGCGTTACCGATGACCTCTCGAATAGTATTCACTAAACGCAGACCTGAGTCATCCTCCTCCATCACCACATCTATAAAAATAAGTGCAATATCAGGGTGCATGCTCAACGCCAAAGCCGCCTCTGGTACCGAATTTGCTGTTAACAACTCGTATTTATAACCATCTTTGGCTTTTAGCTCTTTTAAGCTGTTAACTAACGCGTTTTGATAATCAAGATCATCCTCAACGGTTAATATTTTCCAAGTTTTCAGATCTGTATCTGCTGGTTCTTCTTCAGCTGCAAATACAAATAATCCCTCTTTATCTTGCATACATTCTCACCCAATAATAAATAAGGTATGGCCCTTTTATTAAAATGAATTACAAAGCAATATAGACCGTTGATAACTCAAAATTCGACTTGCTTAAATATTAGGAGAGAGTTTTGGAAGTGTCTAATTTAAAAATAATTTTGATACTAAAGTATGTGCTACAACAACATAACCCATTTGTAGCACTTAAGTATACTAAGCACTTTTACTTAACGGTGTTCCACTGTGAAACTTAAAGTCTTCGTCATCAGATAAAATTAACTGTGCTTCTATTTCAGCAAATTCTTTTACCCGCTCGGTAATATCAAAATCAGCAATGTCTTGAGCAAGGGTTAAATAATCTTGGTAATGACGTGCCTCAGAGCGCAGCAATGAAATATAAAAATCCCCTAAGCGTTTATCTACATGGGGTGCAAGCTTGGCAAAGCGTTCACACGAGCGAGCTTCTATGTAAGCACCTACAATAAGCTTATCAACTAAGGCATTAGGCTCAAACGTTTTAACATTGCGTAGCATGCCTTTGGCATAACGACATGGCGTTATACTTTTATATTCAACACCGTATTCATCCATAATTTCGAGCACTTGATAGAAATGATGCAGCTCTTCTTTTATCAGCATTACCATTTTATCAATTAAATCTTGGCCATAAGGCGAGTTAGATTTAGGGATAATGGATTTAGTGAGTTTATTTTTAGCCGCTAAATCACGCCAATTTCCCTCACGTTTATAAATAAGCGTTTCAAACGGTTTAAGCCATTCAAGCAGTGCATCACTGCTCTCTTTATCTACCGCATACTTACGAATTAAAAACATGGCACTTTGCGCCGCTTTTAATTCATTAAATGTAAATATGTGCATATATAAATAGCAATATATTTATCAAGTAGTTAATGAAAAATTATGCTGGGATAGTTTTTATTTGCGAATAGAATTAAATTCATATTCGTACAGAGTAAGATAGAACGTAAACAATTTTGAAAGCGTGTGGAATCTATCCAGTGTTCGCCTTAGTGAATTGATAAAAATGTTTTTTTAGTAATGATTTTGAAATATTGGTTTTAGATTGACCTAAACTGTTGCCTTTCAAACCCCTATAGTATTTATCTCTGACTTTATCAGAAACGACTATTTTCAAAGTCTGCGGCTCGATTGATATTAAAAACCTGTCAAATAGTCGATGTATATCGACTCTGAGACATAGTCCATTTTGCAACAGATTGGATTGTTCTCCTTTGTAAGGAATAATATGGGCAGCTTCTAACAAAGCCAGCTCAGCACATCCTGATACGGCACATTTTGAATAAAAGTTATCAAGAGTTAATGATCTAAATCCCTGCTGGCCAACCCTTGTAACTTGGCTCCTAGTGACTCTATCCCTGTTATCTTCTGTTAACGCATGTAGGCTCACTTGCTCTTTATCATCTATTTTTGTGTGAACATTTTCTGTTAACTTATCAATATCTTCTTCATCAATGTCAAAATCTAAATCAAGAATTTGGGGGTGTTCTAAAAAGGCTTTCCAGTGTTTTTTCTGGCTATCAATTTTTGTAGATTTTCTAATAATAGCTAATGCTTCACATGCCGCAGATATTGAAGAAAATGAGTAATTGCGCTCTTCCCATAATTTTAAAATACGCTTTAAAGGAAGCTGCACAACTTCAGATCTATTATATTTTTTTCTGTGAAACGGATTGATTGTGATTATCTGATCATTTTGAGGATTTTCTGCTAACTCAATATCCTTTAACTTTCTTTCAAATTCACTGATCAAATCATGATTTAAGTAGCTTTCCCAACCCTTATAGTTCTTAATATTACCATCATTAACATTCTTAATAGCCAATATTTCTGCCGCAGCTTCTTTTGTACCACATAACTTTAACCTGTGATGCCAAACTAACTCTACCTCCTCTAAAGTAAGCTCAGTTACATCTTCAGGGTCAAACACATATAGGTGCAGTGGCAGGTTATGTTTTACTTGGGTAGCAGTAGTCTCTTTATTTGGCGTATCTATTGTTTCGTAAAGATCATTTGAGCTCATTGATAAAGCAAAATCATCATCGAGATCTAAATCATCATCTAAAGGTATTTCCGTACTCTGCTTTTCTAAAAGGTATCGCTCGACATTAAAAGATGGACCAGGATTAATTTTTCTTTTAGTTTTATTATTCTTTTTTCCTTTATGCTCGGCATAAGCCTGTTTAGCTTTATTAAAATCAACAATATTTAAAAACTTCTTGAAAGCACTAAAATTTTCTTTATTTTCATAAGCTACTTTAAGAGCTTTCTTCTCACTTTTAGTTAACATGAATTCATGTTTCGCTAGTAGGTGAAATAAGTCGTTTATGCTTTTCCCTTTAGAATAATATTCAAAGATATCTTTTTTTATTCCAATAACAGTACGCTTCATCATAATTCTCTAAATAGATCTATATTTTGATATTATCTACATCTTTAATATAACTCGCGAAATTCCTATTCACCTTGCATACAAATACTTCTGAAAACCTATAAACGTATCGCGTATCGCAGCTGGTGATCCAAACTCAATAGCGGCGTCATTAATGGTGTTGTATTTAAGCTCTACTAAGCTACGCATTTTTTTAGGAGCCAGTTCTTGCACGCCGTCTTCAATGTATTTACTTAATATAAAGTTGATAAACTCTTGTTGTTTATAGTCAGTAAATGCAGAGTTTATTTTAGGCTTAGCTTGTTGAGCTCGTTCTGTGCGTGTTTGCGCTTCTGCGGCATAGGCTACGTAGGATAAAACATCGTATACGTCGCTGTCTTGTGCATCAATTACGGCTTTCATACTATCGAGTTTTTCGCTATCGTAGCCCGCTTCGGTTAAGTCTTCTAATAGCTTTTCGCGAGTTGTTGGGTCACTCCATATTTCGCGTAGTTGGTCTTCGTTTTCAAAAAAGCGCGGTAGGTCGTCAAACATACGTTCAACAAATTCTTTTGCTGTAATGGGCTTACCTTCTGCACTCCAGTACATTGCTGAGGAAATATGCTTAATTTGTCGTGTACGGCCGTCTGAGAGCTTTATTTCGAGCTTTTCACATACACATGGCCTTTCGCCACATTTTTCACAGCTTTCAGGCTCTGGCTTTTCACAAACACACGGCTTTTGTTCACACACCTTACACGGTTTCTTTTCACCGGCACCATCACCGCCAGTGTCTTCACATTGGCACGGGGTTGTGCCGCACTCTGGGCATACTTCGCTGGGTATTGGCTCACCATCCCAAGCTGGGTCAGCAAAGTTATGGTGCGCTTTTACAAAGTCGTAAATGGTAAAGTAGTCTTTGCCATCGTAAGTGCGGGTGCCTCGGCCAATGATCTGCTTAAACTCAATCATATTATTACAAGGGCGCATGAGCACAATGTTACGTACATTACGTGCATCTACGCCTGTAGAGAGTTTGCGTGATGTGGTTAAAATTGTCGGAATCGTTTTTTCGTTATCACAAAAGGTTTTTAAATCGTTTTCACCCGCTACGCCATCGTTAGCGGTAACACGAACACAATAGTTAGTGTTGGTAGTCCAGCCCTTTTTAACTGCATACTGATTAATAAAATCGCGCACCATACCGGCATGAACTTGTGTAGCACAAAACACGATGGTTTTTTCTTTATGATTAAAACGATCCATCCAATAGTGTACACGGCGCTCTTCGCGCTGAGGTATAGTAATAATGCGGTTAAAATCACCTTCTTTATACAGTTTACCGGGCTCAGGATCGCCTTTTACAATAACTCCATCACCCTTTATATAAGTGTACTCATCCATAGTGCCAACAATGGGTAGCACTTTAAATGGCGTTAAAAAGCCATCGTTAATGCCTTCTTTTAGGGTGTAGCTGTAAACGGGTTCGCCAAAGTAACCATAGGTATCAGCGTTATCGGTACGCTTTGGTGTGGCGGTTAAACCTAGCTGAACTGCTGGTTCAAAGTGTTTAAGAATATCACGCCAAGCACTTTCATCATTTGCGCCACCACGGTGACACTCATCAATAATAATTAAATCAAAAAAATCAGCTGGGTATTGCTCGTAATACGGATTTTCTGCCTTTTTGAGTGGCGCATTTTCATCTTCTTCTGTTGTGGCTTCTTTTAATTCGGTTTTAGGCCCACACATAAGGGTATGAAAAATTGTAAAAAACACACTGGCATTTTTTGGTACGCCGCCTCGTTTACGAATATCGTCAGGGGTGATACGTACAATGGCATCTTCACCAAATGAGCCAAAATCATTAAATGCCTGATTAGCTAAAATATTACGATCAGCCAAAAATAAAATACGCGGGCGCTTTTTAGCAAGCCTTATATCTTTCTGCGCGGTCAAACTCCAACGGGTTTGAAATAACTTCCATGCGGTTTGAAAGCCAATACAGGTTTTACCCGTACCGGTAGCCAGTGTAAGCAGTATGCGATTTTTGCCTTGAGCAATAGCATCAAGGGCATTGTGAATGGCGTTTTCTTGATAATAACGGGGTGCCCAATCACCTTTAGCTTCAAAAGGGATGGTAGAAAACGCATCACGCCAAGCGGTTGTGTAATCCGCTTCTGGTTTATCACCTTGTTGTTCAAAGGTTAAATCCCATAGCGCTTGGGGAGACATATATTCATCTACCAGCGTCTCAATACCTGTGAGCATATCAATCTGGTAAATCTCATGGCCGTTGGTGGCATACGCAATACGGCATTGCAGACGCTTTGCGTAGTCTTTGGCTTGGCGCACACCTTCGCTGTAAGTCAGGCTTTCTTTTTTGGCTTCTACTGCGGCAAGCTTACGGCCTTTATATACCAACACATAATCGCAAGGCACTTTGTTAGCGCGTTTGCCACCCGCCATAATTTGGCCTGGGCAAATAAGCTCGCGGCGAATAAAGCTGTTATCAACTTCACCCCAACCCGCAGCGACTAGTTTAGGGTCGATTAAATCCGCTCTGGTGTCGGCTTCGTTACGCGTCCTTGCTTGTGACATTAGACCACAGCTCCTTCTTTTTCTTTCGTTAACTCACCTGAAAAGGCTTTTTGTAGAATAGATTTTTTGAGTTCGTCTAAACTATCGAGCTTCTTTATGTAAATCCATTCCAGGTGGAAATACTGTTGCTTTAAAGATTTAAGAGCACGCACTATTTCTTCCTGCTGTTTTTGTGGAGCCAGCGGTGCAAGAAAAGATCTCATTGTTTTCAAAGATACATTCTTTATTGTTGCCCCAGTAGCTTCTCGTAAAGCATATTTTTGAAATAGAGGGCTCTCAATTACAAATTTTATATACTCTTTATTTACGTTTTCTTCTAAGTTGAAGTAGCAAGCACTTTTCCCAAGAATTACTTTTTCATTGTTATAAAATGCTACATTACCAAGAGTTCCATTTATAGAAACAAAGACTGTTCGATCATTAAGAGGCTTTTTGTACTTATTATATTCTTCCCTAGAAACTCTCTTGGTTTTTTCTTTAATCGTTATTTTTCCATCATCTAAATTATTACCATTGATAAAGAAATATTCACCCTCAGGATCGTACTTTGGTGTTCCGTGCAATCCATCTCCAAGTTTTGTCGTTATATCCGAAATTGGTGCTTCAACCCATCCCTCACCACTCTGGCTAAATACTTGCTGCAAGTAGCTTTCAAACAGCTCGCGGGCGTTTTTGAGGTTTTGCTCGGTCTTAGCGCGGGCTTGTTCTATATCAACAAAGGCTCGATCTAGAATGGCGACGATGCGTTTTTGTTCTTCTTCGCTAGGTGTCGGGACCATAATCTCTTTAAGAATTTTGACCGAAGCCATATTCTTAATCGCTGCCCCTTGTGATAACGACTCAATTTGCTCCTGAAAATTACGGCTTTCCATCCAAAGCTTTAAAAATTGAGGTGACAAGTTTTTATTAGGCGTTAATTTGAGTAATGCTTGATTAATTATGCCTTGCTTAATTCCTGAAGGTACAATTGCAATCTTTCCCATAGTGCCAGAGCAACTCATAATCAAATCATTAGGGAAAAGTTCAAACCGTCCCATTTCTGAAAATTTATCTTCATCTACAAAATATCTAACACTATCAAATTGGTTATAAATGGCATGTTGTTGCTCATAGACAGCATACCCGTCCTCTTTGAATATATTCTTTTTAAGAGCACCACCAAAAGGCCCCCTAACAAATTCACAGACATCACCAAAACGCTTAGTTTCCCAAGTCATCACAACAACTCCTGAATCTTACCCAGAATCGCTTCGCTCTCTTTATCCAACGCGATGATTTCTTCAATGATGGCTTGCGGTTCACGCAGTGGGGCTTCTTCTGCTTGGTTCGGGTTTTTAACTGATAAATCCCATGTTGCATCATTAAGCTCAGACGTTGCCAATAGCCAAGACTTAGCGCTGTCCTCAAAGC contains:
- a CDS encoding restriction endonuclease subunit S, with the protein product MTWETKRFGDVCEFVRGPFGGALKKNIFKEDGYAVYEQQHAIYNQFDSVRYFVDEDKFSEMGRFELFPNDLIMSCSGTMGKIAIVPSGIKQGIINQALLKLTPNKNLSPQFLKLWMESRNFQEQIESLSQGAAIKNMASVKILKEIMVPTPSEEEQKRIVAILDRAFVDIEQARAKTEQNLKNARELFESYLQQVFSQSGEGWVEAPISDITTKLGDGLHGTPKYDPEGEYFFINGNNLDDGKITIKEKTKRVSREEYNKYKKPLNDRTVFVSINGTLGNVAFYNNEKVILGKSACYFNLEENVNKEYIKFVIESPLFQKYALREATGATIKNVSLKTMRSFLAPLAPQKQQEEIVRALKSLKQQYFHLEWIYIKKLDSLDELKKSILQKAFSGELTKEKEGAVV
- a CDS encoding HNH endonuclease, whose protein sequence is MMKRTVIGIKKDIFEYYSKGKSINDLFHLLAKHEFMLTKSEKKALKVAYENKENFSAFKKFLNIVDFNKAKQAYAEHKGKKNNKTKRKINPGPSFNVERYLLEKQSTEIPLDDDLDLDDDFALSMSSNDLYETIDTPNKETTATQVKHNLPLHLYVFDPEDVTELTLEEVELVWHHRLKLCGTKEAAAEILAIKNVNDGNIKNYKGWESYLNHDLISEFERKLKDIELAENPQNDQIITINPFHRKKYNRSEVVQLPLKRILKLWEERNYSFSSISAACEALAIIRKSTKIDSQKKHWKAFLEHPQILDLDFDIDEEDIDKLTENVHTKIDDKEQVSLHALTEDNRDRVTRSQVTRVGQQGFRSLTLDNFYSKCAVSGCAELALLEAAHIIPYKGEQSNLLQNGLCLRVDIHRLFDRFLISIEPQTLKIVVSDKVRDKYYRGLKGNSLGQSKTNISKSLLKKHFYQFTKANTG
- a CDS encoding EAL domain-containing response regulator → MQDKEGLFVFAAEEEPADTDLKTWKILTVEDDLDYQNALVNSLKELKAKDGYKYELLTANSVPEAALALSMHPDIALIFIDVVMEEDDSGLRLVNTIREVIGNAEMRIVLLTGQPGFAPESDIMKMLDIDEYWNKSDLSAEKLQSIVNSNMRTWEYISQIRSAKQGLQLVLDASRSINGKHDMASFSYAVLKEISNILKITEGGGIFCSSNSNPCSECLILSTHGCFSGIKGQPVGPNLPAEMLQDFKQAIRERRHIFSKHHSVFFFETPDQQGADYITIVKSDNPISEQNEYLLKVFSENVSTGFANISLLNRLTELAYTDVSLNLQNRNWLTREIKNMNAQERLKTRLVIFDIYQFDEKAFTFGHEFCNKLMKLVYQSIVDSFTRYDPRIALISNKAFGMLVSVDFDISNAVSYFQNKQKFEIEQVKQYIDVRILELKLNVALNLTPEKVISLAESSLNSSQLNQTKYIQHTEEKTDQITRRYELMAELRTAIGNKSLQVALQPKISLSTLKPAGFEALARWQRADGSFVRPDEFIELAETAGLINELDHVIFEKILETINQLKEQGCNLPVAFNASSYDLVEPSYFEQIKTKIEEYNILPSMLELEVTETQAISNYNLIKEALERFIALGMKVSIDDFGTGYSSLAHINEIPSTSIKIDRYFVSDLEFNDNNQYMIKMILSLANQFNFSVIAEGVENEFEAQWLHQQGCETAQGYYFSKPLFLKDLIVWLKQFEVSKNE
- the hsdR gene encoding EcoAI/FtnUII family type I restriction enzme subunit R; translated protein: MSQARTRNEADTRADLIDPKLVAAGWGEVDNSFIRRELICPGQIMAGGKRANKVPCDYVLVYKGRKLAAVEAKKESLTYSEGVRQAKDYAKRLQCRIAYATNGHEIYQIDMLTGIETLVDEYMSPQALWDLTFEQQGDKPEADYTTAWRDAFSTIPFEAKGDWAPRYYQENAIHNALDAIAQGKNRILLTLATGTGKTCIGFQTAWKLFQTRWSLTAQKDIRLAKKRPRILFLADRNILANQAFNDFGSFGEDAIVRITPDDIRKRGGVPKNASVFFTIFHTLMCGPKTELKEATTEEDENAPLKKAENPYYEQYPADFFDLIIIDECHRGGANDESAWRDILKHFEPAVQLGLTATPKRTDNADTYGYFGEPVYSYTLKEGINDGFLTPFKVLPIVGTMDEYTYIKGDGVIVKGDPEPGKLYKEGDFNRIITIPQREERRVHYWMDRFNHKEKTIVFCATQVHAGMVRDFINQYAVKKGWTTNTNYCVRVTANDGVAGENDLKTFCDNEKTIPTILTTSRKLSTGVDARNVRNIVLMRPCNNMIEFKQIIGRGTRTYDGKDYFTIYDFVKAHHNFADPAWDGEPIPSEVCPECGTTPCQCEDTGGDGAGEKKPCKVCEQKPCVCEKPEPESCEKCGERPCVCEKLEIKLSDGRTRQIKHISSAMYWSAEGKPITAKEFVERMFDDLPRFFENEDQLREIWSDPTTREKLLEDLTEAGYDSEKLDSMKAVIDAQDSDVYDVLSYVAYAAEAQTRTERAQQAKPKINSAFTDYKQQEFINFILSKYIEDGVQELAPKKMRSLVELKYNTINDAAIEFGSPAAIRDTFIGFQKYLYAR
- a CDS encoding sensor histidine kinase; translation: MNSLNSLPVGSKKSVLLKSSFSLFITLFIGWLIYEQTYQEKINTIKAKQDEKLVLISGDFSKELSSIKKLTRILAQGPILKSDTPNKPIQSKQRRDEINNYFLNFAAISTNIAQIRWLDTQGQEQYRINAANGIGEIVSPDELQNKQTRYYFQKGMQVSAPDIFATEIDLNIERNQIVMPHQPTIRVTYRTDKENYLLDGLLVVNFNLDYLFDQIKSYNQESTLISILNHDGFWLLNTDAELEWGFMYGKNEQTLALKKPELWQQIIDGNVEYGSHFFNHSLYTYRRFSIFSLRENKGRISNADKELIILISSPNELLITVRNAALRLALICSGLLCLISFGFIYREYKFQNQLLALSHKLHIEKIELDIVNRELDATIKQQQQLQEGLIEAQKLSSLGLLVAGVAHEMNTPIGGAVISVSNADMALNKLNEAMKQGLTKSTLECTTTSIGENLALAKINLNKTAVLVKSFKKMAIDRHNDEFIACDIEKIIEELLLSLNSRLKNSPIKVKTVFLLNKQMISLPGIISQVVENLVVNALNHAFDEKQEGVIEIKVEQATNHRVRLSVSDNGKGVDGEIKADIFEPFYTTARGKGNTGLGLYMVYQWVTQILKGDIKLHSEPQSDTYFKTQFIITLPDLKAKSHYG